In Rhinolophus ferrumequinum isolate MPI-CBG mRhiFer1 chromosome 18, mRhiFer1_v1.p, whole genome shotgun sequence, a genomic segment contains:
- the GTF2F1 gene encoding general transcription factor IIF subunit 1 isoform X2: MAAFGPGSHNITEYVVRVPKNTTKKYNIMAFNAADKVNFATWNQARLERDLSNKKIYQEEEMPESGAGSEFNRKLREEARRKKYGIILKEFRPEDQPWLLRVNGKSGRKFKGIKKGGVTENTSYYIFTQCPDGAFEAFPVHNWYNFTPLARHRTLTAEEAEEEWERRNKVLNHFSIMQQRRLKDQDQDEEDEEKEKRGRKKATELRIHDLEDDLEMSSDDSEASGEEGAKAPKAKKKAPMTKAGRKKKKKKGSDDEAFEDSDDGDFEGQEVDYMSDGSSSEDELEGKPKVIQQEEGPKGVDEQSESSESEEEKPPEEDKEEEEEKKAPTPQEKKRRRDSSDESDSSEESDIDSEASSALFMAKKKTPPKRERKPSGGSSRGNSRPGTPSTDGGNTSSTLRAAASKLEQGKRTNETTTAKRLRLDTGSQSLSGKSTPQPQSGKSTPSSGDVQVTEDAVRRYLTRKPMTTKDLLKKFQTKKTGLSSEQTVNVLAQILKRLNPERKMINDKMHFSLKE, encoded by the exons ATGGCGGCCTTC GGCCCCGGCAGCCATAATATCACTGAGTATGTCGTTCGAGTTCCCAA AAATACAACCAAAAAATACAACATCATGGCCTTCAATGCAGCCGATAAAGTCAACTTCGCTACTTGGAATCAA GCCCGGCTGGAGCGTGACCTGAGCAACAAGAAGATTTACCAAGAGGAGGAGATGCCTGAGTCAGGCGCGGGCAGTGAGTTCAATCGCAAGCTGCGGGAGGAGGCTCGGAGGAAGAAGTATGGCATCATCCTCAAGGAGTTCCGGCCGGAGGACCAGCCCTGGCTGCTCCGTGTCAATGGCAAATCAGGGAGGAA GTTCAAGGGCATAAAGAAGGGAGGCGTGACAGAGAACACGTCCTACTACATCTTCACTCAGTGCCCTGACGGGGCCTTTGAGGCTTTCCCCGTGCACAACTGGTACAACTTCACGCCACTGGCCCGGCACCGCACGCTCACCGCTGAGGAGGCCGAGGAGGAGTGGGAGAG GAGGAACAAAGTCCTGAACCACTTCAGCATCATGCAGCAGCGACGCCTCAAGGACCAGGACCAGGAcgaggaggatgaggagaaagagaagcgTGGCCGCAAAAAGGCCACTGAGCTGCGCATCCATGACCTGGAGGACGACCTAGAGATGTCCTCTGATGACAGCGAGGCGAGCGGCGAGGAGG GTGCCAAAGCCCCCAAGGCCAAGAAGAAGGCGCCGATGACCAAGGCGGGccggaagaagaagaagaagaagggttcGGACGATGAGGCCTTTGAGGACAGTGACGATGGGGACTTTGAGGGCCAGGAGGTGGACTACATGTCTGACGGGTCCAG TTCTGAGGACGAGCTGGAGGGCAAGCCCAAGGTCATCCAGCAGGAGGAGGGACCCAAGGGTGTGGATGAGCAGAGTGAGAGCAGTGAGAGCGAGGAGGAGAAGCCGCCtgaggaggacaaagaggaggaggaagagaagaaggcacCTACGCCGCAGGAGAAGAAGCGGAGGAGAG ACAGCAGTGACGAGTCAGACAGCTCGGAGGAGAGTGACATCGACAGTGAGGCCTCCTCGGCCCTCTTCATGGCA aaaaagaagaCGCCCCCCAAGAGGGAGCGGAAGCCATCGGGGGGCAGCTCTAGGGGCAACAGCCGGCCAGGCACACCCAGCACAGATGGTGGCAACACTTCCTCCACCCTGCGGGCGGCTGCCAGCAAGCTGGAGCAGG GGAAGCGGACCAACGAGACCACAACAGCCAAGCGGTTACGCCTTGACACAGGGTCCCAGAGCCTGTCCGGGAAGTCAACTCCTCAGCCCCAGTCCGGGAAGTCAACGCCCAGCAGCGG CGATGTGCAGGTGACCGAGGACGCCGTGCGCCGCTACCTGACGCGGAAACCCATGACCACCAAGGACCTGCTGAAAAAGTTCCAGACCAAGAAGACGGGGCTGAGCAGCGAGCAGACAGTGAACGTGCTTGCGCAGATCCTCAAGCGCCTCAACCCCGAGCGCAAGATGATCAACGACAAGATGCACTTCTCCCTCAAGGAGTGA
- the LOC117037622 gene encoding adenylate kinase isoenzyme 1 isoform X2, which produces MILLNGWDRCPCDVEPSQERSGPERGWGATTPRVVGRMGLFKSKLPKTGRPLRPKEKEMLKSPLIIFVMGGPGCGKGTQCKNMATKYGFCHVGLGQLLRQEAQRGTRRGQKIREIMLRGLLVPTVGRPPDVVMVFDCSMETMVRRALHRGQVEHRGDDCEPAILQRLETHYTLCEPVFTFYQQKNLLRNILAEEAPENIFAKCCSVIESLQRLEGVGG; this is translated from the exons ATGATCTTGCTAAATGGTTGGGACAGGTGCCCTTGTGACGTTGAGCCGAGCCAGGAGAGATCAGGGCCTGAGCGGGGATGGGGCGCGACCACCCCACGGGTCGTTGGCAGGATGGGTCTGTTCAAGTCCAAGCTGCCCAAAACGGGCAGGCCCCTGAGACCCAAGGAGAAGG AGATGCTCAAGTCCCCCCTGATCATCTTTGTGATGGGTGGGCCAGGCTGTGGCAAAGGCACGCAGTGCAAGAACATGGCGACAAAGTATGGCTTCTGCCATGTGGGGCTGGGCCAGCTGCTGCGGCAGGAGGCCCAACGCGGTACCCGGCGGGGCCAGAAGATTCGTGAAATCATGCTACGGGGGCTCCTGGTGCCCACG GTGGGCCGGCCCCCTGACGTCGTCATGGTGTTTGACTGCTCCATGGAGACGATGGTCCGCAGAGCGCTGCACCGAGGCCAGGTGGAGCACCGGGGGGATGACTGTGAGCCGGCCATCCTCCAGCGCCTGGAGACGCACTACaccctgtgtgagcctgtcttcACCTTCTACCAGCAGAAGAACCTGCTCCGAAAC ATCTTGGCAGAAGAAGCTCCAGAAAACATTTTTGCTAAGTGCTGCTCTGTCATCGAAAGCCTGCAGAGactggagggggttgggggctga
- the LOC117037622 gene encoding adenylate kinase isoenzyme 1 isoform X3, with translation MMMEMLKSPLIIFVMGGPGCGKGTQCKNMATKYGFCHVGLGQLLRQEAQRGTRRGQKIREIMLRGLLVPTGIILDMINDKMLSCPESRGFLIDGFPRELIQAKEFERIVGRPPDVVMVFDCSMETMVRRALHRGQVEHRGDDCEPAILQRLETHYTLCEPVFTFYQQKNLLRNILAEEAPENIFAKCCSVIESLQRLEGVGG, from the exons ATGATGATGG AGATGCTCAAGTCCCCCCTGATCATCTTTGTGATGGGTGGGCCAGGCTGTGGCAAAGGCACGCAGTGCAAGAACATGGCGACAAAGTATGGCTTCTGCCATGTGGGGCTGGGCCAGCTGCTGCGGCAGGAGGCCCAACGCGGTACCCGGCGGGGCCAGAAGATTCGTGAAATCATGCTACGGGGGCTCCTGGTGCCCACG GGTATCATCCTAGATATGATCAATGACAAAATGCTGTCCTGCCCAGAGAGCCGGGGCTTCCTCATCGATGGCTTCCCTCGGGAGCTGATTCAAGCTAAGGAATTCGAGCGCATT GTGGGCCGGCCCCCTGACGTCGTCATGGTGTTTGACTGCTCCATGGAGACGATGGTCCGCAGAGCGCTGCACCGAGGCCAGGTGGAGCACCGGGGGGATGACTGTGAGCCGGCCATCCTCCAGCGCCTGGAGACGCACTACaccctgtgtgagcctgtcttcACCTTCTACCAGCAGAAGAACCTGCTCCGAAAC ATCTTGGCAGAAGAAGCTCCAGAAAACATTTTTGCTAAGTGCTGCTCTGTCATCGAAAGCCTGCAGAGactggagggggttgggggctga
- the ALKBH7 gene encoding alpha-ketoglutarate-dependent dioxygenase alkB homolog 7, mitochondrial — protein MAGSWQLARRTLSGPSWVRGSGPAVLNRLRDAAVVRPAFLTAAEEETLSRELEPDLRRRRYEYDHWDAAIHGFRETEKSRWSEASRAILQRVKAAAFGPSQTLLSSVHVLDLEPRGYIKPHVDSVKFCGATIAGLSLLSPSVMRLVHTQEPGEWLELLLEPRSLYILRDSARYDFSHEILRDEESFFGELRVPRGRRISVICRSLPEEMGPGEPGQPPPAC, from the exons ATGGCCGGCAGCTGGCAGCTGGCGCGGCGGACGTTGTCCGGGCCGAGTTGGGTGCGAGGCTCGGGCCCCGCCGTGCTGAACCGCCTGCGAGACGCAGCTGTGGTGCGGCCCGCCTTCCTGACCGCGGCCGAGGAGGAGACGCTGAGCCGCGAGCTGGAGCCCGACCTACGTCGCCGCCGCTACGAATACGACCACTGGGACGCG GCCATCCATGGCTTCCGAGAGACAGAAAAGTCGCGCTGGTCAGAGGCAAGCCGGGCCATCCTGCAGCGTGTGAAGGCGGCTGCCTTTGGCCCTAGCCAGACCCTGCTGTCTTCAGTGCATGTGCTAGACCTGGAACCTCGGGGCTACATCAAGCCACACGTGGACAGCGTCAAG TTCTGCGGAGCCACCATCGCCGGGCTGTCCCTGCTGTCTCCCAGTGTCATGCGCCTGGTGCACACCCAGGAGCCAGGAGAGTGGCTAGAACTCTTGCTGGAGCCACGCTCTTTGTACATCCTCAG AGATTCAGCCCGTTATGACTTCTCCCATGAGATCCTTCGAGACGAAGAGTCCTTTTTTGGGGAGCTTCGGGTGCCCCGGGGCCGACGCATCTCGGTGATCTGCCGCTCCCTCCCTGAGGAGATGGGCCCAGGGGAGCCTGGGCAGCCACCCCCAGCCTGCTGA
- the LOC117037622 gene encoding adenylate kinase isoenzyme 1 isoform X1 encodes MILLNGWDRCPCDVEPSQERSGPERGWGATTPRVVGRMGLFKSKLPKTGRPLRPKEKEMLKSPLIIFVMGGPGCGKGTQCKNMATKYGFCHVGLGQLLRQEAQRGTRRGQKIREIMLRGLLVPTGIILDMINDKMLSCPESRGFLIDGFPRELIQAKEFERIVGRPPDVVMVFDCSMETMVRRALHRGQVEHRGDDCEPAILQRLETHYTLCEPVFTFYQQKNLLRNILAEEAPENIFAKCCSVIESLQRLEGVGG; translated from the exons ATGATCTTGCTAAATGGTTGGGACAGGTGCCCTTGTGACGTTGAGCCGAGCCAGGAGAGATCAGGGCCTGAGCGGGGATGGGGCGCGACCACCCCACGGGTCGTTGGCAGGATGGGTCTGTTCAAGTCCAAGCTGCCCAAAACGGGCAGGCCCCTGAGACCCAAGGAGAAGG AGATGCTCAAGTCCCCCCTGATCATCTTTGTGATGGGTGGGCCAGGCTGTGGCAAAGGCACGCAGTGCAAGAACATGGCGACAAAGTATGGCTTCTGCCATGTGGGGCTGGGCCAGCTGCTGCGGCAGGAGGCCCAACGCGGTACCCGGCGGGGCCAGAAGATTCGTGAAATCATGCTACGGGGGCTCCTGGTGCCCACG GGTATCATCCTAGATATGATCAATGACAAAATGCTGTCCTGCCCAGAGAGCCGGGGCTTCCTCATCGATGGCTTCCCTCGGGAGCTGATTCAAGCTAAGGAATTCGAGCGCATT GTGGGCCGGCCCCCTGACGTCGTCATGGTGTTTGACTGCTCCATGGAGACGATGGTCCGCAGAGCGCTGCACCGAGGCCAGGTGGAGCACCGGGGGGATGACTGTGAGCCGGCCATCCTCCAGCGCCTGGAGACGCACTACaccctgtgtgagcctgtcttcACCTTCTACCAGCAGAAGAACCTGCTCCGAAAC ATCTTGGCAGAAGAAGCTCCAGAAAACATTTTTGCTAAGTGCTGCTCTGTCATCGAAAGCCTGCAGAGactggagggggttgggggctga
- the GTF2F1 gene encoding general transcription factor IIF subunit 1 isoform X1, whose translation MAAFGPGSHNITEYVVRVPKNTTKKYNIMAFNAADKVNFATWNQARLERDLSNKKIYQEEEMPESGAGSEFNRKLREEARRKKYGIILKEFRPEDQPWLLRVNGKSGRKFKGIKKGGVTENTSYYIFTQCPDGAFEAFPVHNWYNFTPLARHRTLTAEEAEEEWERRNKVLNHFSIMQQRRLKDQDQDEEDEEKEKRGRKKATELRIHDLEDDLEMSSDDSEASGEEGAKAPKAKKKAPMTKAGRKKKKKKGSDDEAFEDSDDGDFEGQEVDYMSDGSSSSEDELEGKPKVIQQEEGPKGVDEQSESSESEEEKPPEEDKEEEEEKKAPTPQEKKRRRDSSDESDSSEESDIDSEASSALFMAKKKTPPKRERKPSGGSSRGNSRPGTPSTDGGNTSSTLRAAASKLEQGKRTNETTTAKRLRLDTGSQSLSGKSTPQPQSGKSTPSSGDVQVTEDAVRRYLTRKPMTTKDLLKKFQTKKTGLSSEQTVNVLAQILKRLNPERKMINDKMHFSLKE comes from the exons ATGGCGGCCTTC GGCCCCGGCAGCCATAATATCACTGAGTATGTCGTTCGAGTTCCCAA AAATACAACCAAAAAATACAACATCATGGCCTTCAATGCAGCCGATAAAGTCAACTTCGCTACTTGGAATCAA GCCCGGCTGGAGCGTGACCTGAGCAACAAGAAGATTTACCAAGAGGAGGAGATGCCTGAGTCAGGCGCGGGCAGTGAGTTCAATCGCAAGCTGCGGGAGGAGGCTCGGAGGAAGAAGTATGGCATCATCCTCAAGGAGTTCCGGCCGGAGGACCAGCCCTGGCTGCTCCGTGTCAATGGCAAATCAGGGAGGAA GTTCAAGGGCATAAAGAAGGGAGGCGTGACAGAGAACACGTCCTACTACATCTTCACTCAGTGCCCTGACGGGGCCTTTGAGGCTTTCCCCGTGCACAACTGGTACAACTTCACGCCACTGGCCCGGCACCGCACGCTCACCGCTGAGGAGGCCGAGGAGGAGTGGGAGAG GAGGAACAAAGTCCTGAACCACTTCAGCATCATGCAGCAGCGACGCCTCAAGGACCAGGACCAGGAcgaggaggatgaggagaaagagaagcgTGGCCGCAAAAAGGCCACTGAGCTGCGCATCCATGACCTGGAGGACGACCTAGAGATGTCCTCTGATGACAGCGAGGCGAGCGGCGAGGAGG GTGCCAAAGCCCCCAAGGCCAAGAAGAAGGCGCCGATGACCAAGGCGGGccggaagaagaagaagaagaagggttcGGACGATGAGGCCTTTGAGGACAGTGACGATGGGGACTTTGAGGGCCAGGAGGTGGACTACATGTCTGACGGGTCCAG CAGTTCTGAGGACGAGCTGGAGGGCAAGCCCAAGGTCATCCAGCAGGAGGAGGGACCCAAGGGTGTGGATGAGCAGAGTGAGAGCAGTGAGAGCGAGGAGGAGAAGCCGCCtgaggaggacaaagaggaggaggaagagaagaaggcacCTACGCCGCAGGAGAAGAAGCGGAGGAGAG ACAGCAGTGACGAGTCAGACAGCTCGGAGGAGAGTGACATCGACAGTGAGGCCTCCTCGGCCCTCTTCATGGCA aaaaagaagaCGCCCCCCAAGAGGGAGCGGAAGCCATCGGGGGGCAGCTCTAGGGGCAACAGCCGGCCAGGCACACCCAGCACAGATGGTGGCAACACTTCCTCCACCCTGCGGGCGGCTGCCAGCAAGCTGGAGCAGG GGAAGCGGACCAACGAGACCACAACAGCCAAGCGGTTACGCCTTGACACAGGGTCCCAGAGCCTGTCCGGGAAGTCAACTCCTCAGCCCCAGTCCGGGAAGTCAACGCCCAGCAGCGG CGATGTGCAGGTGACCGAGGACGCCGTGCGCCGCTACCTGACGCGGAAACCCATGACCACCAAGGACCTGCTGAAAAAGTTCCAGACCAAGAAGACGGGGCTGAGCAGCGAGCAGACAGTGAACGTGCTTGCGCAGATCCTCAAGCGCCTCAACCCCGAGCGCAAGATGATCAACGACAAGATGCACTTCTCCCTCAAGGAGTGA
- the GTF2F1 gene encoding general transcription factor IIF subunit 1 isoform X3 gives MAFNAADKVNFATWNQARLERDLSNKKIYQEEEMPESGAGSEFNRKLREEARRKKYGIILKEFRPEDQPWLLRVNGKSGRKFKGIKKGGVTENTSYYIFTQCPDGAFEAFPVHNWYNFTPLARHRTLTAEEAEEEWERRNKVLNHFSIMQQRRLKDQDQDEEDEEKEKRGRKKATELRIHDLEDDLEMSSDDSEASGEEGAKAPKAKKKAPMTKAGRKKKKKKGSDDEAFEDSDDGDFEGQEVDYMSDGSSSSEDELEGKPKVIQQEEGPKGVDEQSESSESEEEKPPEEDKEEEEEKKAPTPQEKKRRRDSSDESDSSEESDIDSEASSALFMAKKKTPPKRERKPSGGSSRGNSRPGTPSTDGGNTSSTLRAAASKLEQGKRTNETTTAKRLRLDTGSQSLSGKSTPQPQSGKSTPSSGDVQVTEDAVRRYLTRKPMTTKDLLKKFQTKKTGLSSEQTVNVLAQILKRLNPERKMINDKMHFSLKE, from the exons ATGGCCTTCAATGCAGCCGATAAAGTCAACTTCGCTACTTGGAATCAA GCCCGGCTGGAGCGTGACCTGAGCAACAAGAAGATTTACCAAGAGGAGGAGATGCCTGAGTCAGGCGCGGGCAGTGAGTTCAATCGCAAGCTGCGGGAGGAGGCTCGGAGGAAGAAGTATGGCATCATCCTCAAGGAGTTCCGGCCGGAGGACCAGCCCTGGCTGCTCCGTGTCAATGGCAAATCAGGGAGGAA GTTCAAGGGCATAAAGAAGGGAGGCGTGACAGAGAACACGTCCTACTACATCTTCACTCAGTGCCCTGACGGGGCCTTTGAGGCTTTCCCCGTGCACAACTGGTACAACTTCACGCCACTGGCCCGGCACCGCACGCTCACCGCTGAGGAGGCCGAGGAGGAGTGGGAGAG GAGGAACAAAGTCCTGAACCACTTCAGCATCATGCAGCAGCGACGCCTCAAGGACCAGGACCAGGAcgaggaggatgaggagaaagagaagcgTGGCCGCAAAAAGGCCACTGAGCTGCGCATCCATGACCTGGAGGACGACCTAGAGATGTCCTCTGATGACAGCGAGGCGAGCGGCGAGGAGG GTGCCAAAGCCCCCAAGGCCAAGAAGAAGGCGCCGATGACCAAGGCGGGccggaagaagaagaagaagaagggttcGGACGATGAGGCCTTTGAGGACAGTGACGATGGGGACTTTGAGGGCCAGGAGGTGGACTACATGTCTGACGGGTCCAG CAGTTCTGAGGACGAGCTGGAGGGCAAGCCCAAGGTCATCCAGCAGGAGGAGGGACCCAAGGGTGTGGATGAGCAGAGTGAGAGCAGTGAGAGCGAGGAGGAGAAGCCGCCtgaggaggacaaagaggaggaggaagagaagaaggcacCTACGCCGCAGGAGAAGAAGCGGAGGAGAG ACAGCAGTGACGAGTCAGACAGCTCGGAGGAGAGTGACATCGACAGTGAGGCCTCCTCGGCCCTCTTCATGGCA aaaaagaagaCGCCCCCCAAGAGGGAGCGGAAGCCATCGGGGGGCAGCTCTAGGGGCAACAGCCGGCCAGGCACACCCAGCACAGATGGTGGCAACACTTCCTCCACCCTGCGGGCGGCTGCCAGCAAGCTGGAGCAGG GGAAGCGGACCAACGAGACCACAACAGCCAAGCGGTTACGCCTTGACACAGGGTCCCAGAGCCTGTCCGGGAAGTCAACTCCTCAGCCCCAGTCCGGGAAGTCAACGCCCAGCAGCGG CGATGTGCAGGTGACCGAGGACGCCGTGCGCCGCTACCTGACGCGGAAACCCATGACCACCAAGGACCTGCTGAAAAAGTTCCAGACCAAGAAGACGGGGCTGAGCAGCGAGCAGACAGTGAACGTGCTTGCGCAGATCCTCAAGCGCCTCAACCCCGAGCGCAAGATGATCAACGACAAGATGCACTTCTCCCTCAAGGAGTGA
- the PSPN gene encoding persephin — MATGRVLLSSLLLLSLQLGFGGGPGAPGAPVVEGTLSPEPAADRGTWRPQLGARLRRAPPGPCQLWSLPLPVVELGLGYASEETVIFRYCAGSCPRGARTQHGLTLARLRGQGRAHGGPCCRPTRYADVAFLDDRHHWQRLPQLSAAACGCGG; from the exons ATGGCCACAGGAAGAGTCCTGCTCAGCTCTCTGCTGCTCCTGTCACTGCAGCTCGGCTTTGGCGGGGGCCCTGGTGCTCCAGGGGCTCCGGTGGTGGAGGGCACGCTCTCACCTGAGCCAGCAGCGGACAGAGGAACCTGGAGGCCACAGCTGG GTGCCCGTCTGCGCAGAGCCCCACCTGGGCCGTGCCAGCTGTGGAGCCTGCCCCTGCCGGTGGTGGAGCTGGGCCTGGGCTATGCTTCAGAGGAAACAGTCATCTTCCGCTACTGCGCTGGCAGCTGTCCCCGAGGTGCCCGCACCCAGCACGGCTTGACCCTGGCCCGGTTGCGGGGCCAGGGCCGAGCACACGGTGGCCCCTGCTGCCGGCCCACCCGCTATGCTGATGTGGCCTTCCTCGATGACCGCCACCACTGGCAGCGGCTGCCCCAGCTCTCAGCGGCTGCTTGCGGCTGTGGCGGCTGA